The nucleotide window AGCGGTTCCAGCACACAAATAGCAGACCAAAGCGACGCCGAAAGCATAGGCGGCCAACGCAACAGCGATCTCCCCCGCAAACGCCTCCTAATCTCCATAACCGCCCTATCAGTATGCCTCTTCGTATCATTCCTCGACCAAACCAGCGTGTCAACAGCCACTCCCTCCGTAGCCGGCGAGCTCAAAACGGGAACTTCAACGTCATGGATCGGAACTTCGTTTTTGATAGCGTCGACGGCATTCCAGCTTATCAACGGTCGACTTTCGGATATTTTTGGGAGGAAGAATATGCTATTGCTTTGTTTGTTTCTTATGGGTGTTGGTGATTTGGCTTGTGGTTTTGCAAAGACGCCGGTGCAGTTGTATGTTTTCAGGTCGattgctggtgttggtggtggggGGATTAATAGCTTGGTCATGATTATTGTAAGTGATATCACGTCACTGCAAAATCGTGGGTATTATCAAGGTACGTAAGCTATTTGTCGATTTTGATGTCGGTATTGACAAAACTCAGGAATGCTGGGAGCCATCATCGCGCTTGCTAATGGCGTTGGACCCTTCTTAGGCGGTGCAATCGTTCAATCTGCGACTTGGCGATGGGTCTTCTGGATGATACCCATCATCACTCTACCTACTACAGCAATTATCTGGTTCTACCTCCCTCTCAAGCATCGATCCGGAGAATACATGGcgaagataaaaaagatcgACTACGGAGGCATCGTTCTCAACATTGCATCGACACTACTACTTCTGATCCCCATATCTGGAGGAGGCGTCACATATGCCTGGACATCAGCGTTCTTCATCGCCACCGTCATCATCAGTATCTTTCTAGCCGTCCTCTTCGTTCTGTTTGAGTGGAAATTGGCAAAACTGCCAATCATGCCTCTTCGACTCTACCGCGCGCCCCATTGCTGGGCGCTGTATCTGCAGTCTTTCTTGACGGGTTTGGCTTACTTCGGTAATTTCTTCTATCTACCGCTGTACTTCCAATCGGTCCTTGGATATGACGCGTTGGTCGCCGGTGCTCTGATCTTAGCGGTCGTCATTCCGACATCGCTCACGTCTATCCTTTCGGGGCAGTACATGAGTCGCGTCGGAAGTTACATGCACTGCATCCTAGCTGGTTTCGCTCTATGGACGCTTGGAAATGGCCTCACGCTTATTTTCGATCGGAAAACGAAGCTAGGGCCTCTGATAGGCATTCTCATCGTTGAGGGCGCAGGTATTGGGTTCACTCTGCAGCCTACACTCGTGGGAATGTACGCGAATGGTCGCAGCGAGGACAGAGCAGTGACGACTGGCTTGCGGAACTTTATCCGCACAATCGGCGGCGCATTTGGCGTTGTCATTTCAGGCGTTATTCTATCAAACACGCTGAACAAAGAGCTTGGAGGAAGGGGTATCGTGTCCCACGACACGATCGCTCAATTGACGTCATCGACATACTCGTTGAGCAGTATGGGCTTGTCGCAGCAGGATCAGGATATCATTCTGGATGCATACATGAAGGGTCTGTACTACACATTCCTCTTCTTTACGGTATGCACGGGACTAAGTCTGCTTCTGACGTTTTGGGTTGGGAACACGAGCCTCAAATCGCCAGCGAAAAGTGAGGACGCGTCGGGTTCAGCAGATCGAGAGATGacggaagaggatgagagacCTGGACAGGTTGATCTCGAAAAGGCGCAGCGATAGAGATAGACCTTCCTTGGGTGATTACaggaaataaaagttttCGTCAGTTGTTCTTTCCTATTGTCTAAAAAGAATTGTTGGTTGTGAAAGGAAAACGCGTTGATTGAAGACGGCCTGGTCATCAATGAGACGACGCGAAACTTGGTGGGGACAAGACAGAATATTGATACATAAGGGGCTATCGATAGTACTTCAAAAGATACACCAGATACGTCTGTCCTCATGTCGTTCTGTTAGTGCAGTAGTTTCAAGATCCCTGCTAGACGGAGTACTTGAGTATTGGTGGTACCCTCACTAAAAACAAAGTACCTGTCTTGGAAGGCTGAGTTCATGCACTTTCACCTAATTCAGTGGATATTCGGGATAAGGCTTCAACAATAGATTGTCATAATCACTAAGATATCTCATTTCTCTTATGTAAGTAAGAAACCTACTATAACCCGttcttaaaaatacttatataaagtaaataaagatGCCAAATTGTATAATTACTCTATATCACGACTGTAATTTACTGTTTATCTCATTCATTCAGCATTCTACTGCTCTTACCCTACACATCTTAAACAGAGTCTAATTGTCTCAATCCGGCTTAGCTTTATCGTTCAAAGTTGAGTGATAAGCGGGAATAAACGGGGTCAACCAAGAGCTTATCGTCCCCAGCCATAATGCAACGTCTGTTATCTTCCCCGCGTTCCTTATCACAAACACGACTCATGACCCCGCGCTAGGGGCGTTTTCCTGACCCGGTCGGATATAGGAAGGTCGAAGGAGAGGTCGGCCCAAAATTCGCCGAAGTGTTCGCAATGAGTTGGCCGGCGTTGAGATAAGGCATTGATACAGCTTGCTTATAGCCCAGCCATCAGTCCATTGTCTAACTGTGTTGATCCAAAAAGGTTCATTCTCAGAGTCTAGTGTTATTGCCTATCATGCCTACTACTTTCGCCTCGCACCCCGATTACGGCTATGACCGTGACTTCAAGGGTTATGGAGAGAAGGGTCTAGTTGGGTTGAAGTGGCCCAACAATGCCAAGATCGCTGTGTCATTCGTCATCAATTACGAAGAGGTAAGTCAACTGCACAGAAATAACCACCTTCACTGCTAACTCCCGTGGCATTAGGGAGGTGAGCGCTGTGTTCAAAGTGGCGATGGCGTCTCAGAGACAAACCTTCGAGAACACCCTACAACACCACGCATGAATGAGCGCGATCTCAACGGCGAATCAGAGTACGAATATGGCTCCCGCGTTGGTTTCTGGCGATTattcaagctcttcaaccaGCATAAGATGAAGTTCACTCTCTACGCTGTTGCACAAGCTGTTGAGCAGCAGCCTGAAGTAGCTACTCGCTGCGTCGAAGAGGGTCACGATGTAGCTTCTCACGCTTACCGCTGGGTAGATCATCATGATTGGTCTGTTGAAAATGAGAAGGAGTACATCAAAAAGGGCATCACCAGTTTGAAGAGCCTGACGGGATATGCTCCTAAGGGATGGTACTACGGGCGTCCTTCGCCGCACAGCCGCACTCTAATCCCCCAAGTTTACGAAGAAATGGGTGAAGAGCTCGTTTGGGCAAGCGATACATACGCCGACGACGTACCGTACTGGATTGATCTCCCCACCGAGCGAGAAAAACCCAATCCCAAGGGCTGTCTGATGGTTCCGTACAGCTACGACTGCAATGATTTCAAGTTTCACGTTGTCACTGGCTTTCGCGACTCTACCAGTTTCTACACCCATCTCAAGAACGCTTTTGATGTGCTGTACGAGGAGGGAGAGGCGGGGGAACCTAAGATGATGACTATTGGCTTGCATTGTCGTATTATTGGAAGACCGGGACGGTTTAAGGCTTTGAAGGATTTTGTGGAGTATATTGCGCAGAAGGAGGGTGTTTGGGTTGCTACGAGGACGGAGATTGCTGAGGCTTTTAGGGAGCAGTTTCCTTACAAGAAGGGTCAATTGGCATGATAGAATAGGTGAATAGATGATTCATAATTAGTTGCATGCTCTTGATCCGCTTTGCCACGAGGCCGAAGAGCGCCAGTAGCTTCAATGGGGGCAATAAAAATAGTGCAAATGGCACATGTTTTGTAGTTATTCAATGATAGCTCATGCAAGAAGTTCACTGTGCGCTGAAGTCCCAACCTCTGCTCAGGTCCAAGTCACCCTGCGACAAGTTCCAAACATCCTTGCCACCCTTCGCCGCTCCAGAAAACACATTGGATGTGGAAAGTTCTGAAGCACTAGGATTTTCACCTAGCATCTCATTCCACATGTGCCAGCCATGCCAACCACCAGGtgcttcctcatcaacttcCATGAAAGCCTCCTTGACAGCGTCCGAAACAAGATCACGCATCGTGATATCGTCTGACTCATTGCTAGTCTGTGAGATGGAGTGAGGTTGATGCGACGATAACCCTGGGCTGGTGCTGAAGCTTGGCCGGTCAAACTTGGTCTGCAAAGGGGGAGTCGGATGCACACCCATTCCCGTATCACCAGACAATCCACCAGGGCTCATGAGAGTCTTCAAAAGACTACCTGAAAGGGCATCAAAAATATCGCGGTATTTTACAGCGCCTGCCCATTTCTCGCCAAATACAGTGAGGCTCTGGGAACATGCCTGCGTAGCCTCGACGACGTGATAGCTGAACAGACTCTTGTCCTTCCAGATACAGTACATCAGAGTGAGTCCGGCGACGAAACAACTGTGAAGAGAGATCATGGTGTATGTCAGAGTCCTTTGTTGGTTCAGTCGTTTGTATGCTATGCAGACACATGCAGCTGATCGTGCTGTTGTGATGAACCGGGGATCGGTCGTGGCTAGAGAGGGAAGTAAGACTGTGAAGAGGGCCAAGACTGCTTTGTGATATTGGCTAGTGCCATTAGTCCTGTACGTAAAAACCCTATGAAAGGAAGTTACTCACAGACTGTAAAAGTCTCCGGCGTCTTGGTTTGTACTCTCAGGATCATAGAGCCAAGTGATCTTGCCATTATCTTTGGGCGACTGAGGCGTCGTCTGAATCCATTTATCGAGGTCTGCTCGTATAGATGCCATCTTCTGATCCAACTTGACGCGATCTTCGACTGGACCAGAGAATATGTCCTTATCGACCCTGAAGACAGTGCGGTGAATGCGCGACTGGATCTTCTCGAGCTTAATGATATGAATGAAGGGTTCGATGTTGCACCACTCCACTGTATGATCATCGCCCAGCGAAGATGCATGCGTCAAGTCCCAATACTCTCGACCAGGGCTTGGCATCTACCTTGAGTCAGAAGGTTACTCCAATTGCAGGTGAGGGTGACTTACTGAAACATTGATGTCTCTGTCAGATATCGCAAATGCTCTTCCTAGTACTACACTAGTACCTCGATCCAGACAATAACACGACCAAAACGCTCGTCGACGAATCTCCAAGTCCCTCGCCACATCAGCACCTGGCGGTGGTCCCTGCCGCTCACGATGCAAACCAAGCTCAATGCAGAGCGAAACCGCATAGCGGACTTGACTCCAAGCACCAGCCCCGTAAGGTGATCTCTGGCCATGAACCGCAAGTAACAAGAGGAACTGAACTGTAGCAAGGTTATGCTGTTCTAAGATGTAATCCATCGGTTCAATCGCTGCCAGTAAATGCTTCTCAGGATCGACTTGTGATGGCTTGCGTGTAAGCTGTTCAAAGCGTGCAGCAATAGCGTAGATGAGATGCATGATGCTTCTTTGGGTTATGGATAGAGTACCCTGCTGATATTGACGTTCGAAAAGCTCAGTGTATTTCTTCCTGTCTAGGATTGGCCATCGGGTGTGCATTCGATCgaagaagatgtcgaagAGATGACGTGCTTCATCTGGGAAAGGGAAGCTGTGAGACGGTTCATCCGGATGGAGGTGAAGAGCTGGAGCTAGGCTTTCGAGATATGGGTCGACAGAAGGGTTCGGTTGTCTTGGGAAATTGCTCGGACGAGTGATGCCATTCCTGGAGTTGTGAAAGATGGACCGCTGTATCATTCGAGCGATGGCAGCGCCTGAACTTGAACCCAGATATGATGGATCTGGAGTCGCTTCAGCTGTTCCTGAAGCACATAAAGAGAGATAtgcaacaccatcaatgATGGAATTGCGCTCATAGCCATCTAGATCCTCTGATACAGAACCGCGATGCGATGACGAAGACTCAGGATAAGCCTGCGTGTTGACATCATTTTCTtgaccatcaacaacagaagACGGCGCAAGAGTCTCAAAATGATCTTGCGCATGATCTGGTAATCTTGCCTCAAGGAATGCGATACGCTCTTCAAGAGCATTGATGTATAATGTCTTGCCGCCAGGGTAGTGCGGCCGGATTGTTCTCTCGTAAATACATGGAGTACCAACCCTTTCGCAGGACTTACACGTTGGATGGGAGCCATCGCACTGGGGCGTCTTGTAAGTAGATCTTCTAGGGAGTGCGTAAGGCTGACTTACCCGCTGTTTACGTCTCTTGCATCGCTTGCAGGCTAGTGCAACGCGGCCCTTGCGGCCTGCAGTGTCGGAATGCCTCCCATTGGAACCCTGAAAGTCTCAGTGAAACTGATTTAGATGCCGTAAGGGTTACTTACAAGACCATCGAGACGTAATGGGAACCGGTCTTCAGTGGCAGTTCCGTTGTCGTCCATAGTTCTCATGTTGTTTGTTCTGTGTCATAATACGTCAACGCCTATTCTCAGCCTCCCCAAAAGATTATTGGTTCCTCAAATGACATATTGCAAAACAGGATGACTGTGACCAACTCCAGGAACTACTACTAGTCAACCAGCCACTCGGTAGCTCCCATCCGCTgtgatgttcttgatgacgaAACCATGACATTGACTCACATGCAAAACACACTGCTCTCATACAGAATTTCGGTTCAACGAAGCCGATCACAATGAACAATCACAAATTCAGATAAGAcccaagaaaaagagaatacTTCCCCAGACCCCAGAATCAGCACACGTTGTTCGAAGTGGATCCGTTATCTTCGGGCAACCTTATCTATGGCCAGACCAAACTAGCCCCCTGTAGCGTTACATAGTGAACATCGCCATTTGATATCGAGCAATGATAACCCTCATTGGCTTCATTTCTTATCAAACGGCCCAGCCCCGCCTTTTATCCGGTGCGACTCAGGGACGACGCCACTGGGACTGGAACGTGAGTACTCGTCGGGAGAAAAGTACCCGATGGAGTACTGATAGACGCTGTGACTCTACAGCAGCTAAGGCTTGGGAGAGGAGATTGGGGATCATGATGTAAGGCTGGATATTAGATATGAATAAACAAGATCCCAATTTTATACACCATTGAAGTGGCATTGTTCAACAGCTTGAGAGACTGAGGCATCACGACAAAGAAACGAAGGTATCTCAATCATGGTTAACATCCCATCTCGGAGTGAGCTCACAGCTCCATTTCGATCAAAAGAAGCTTTTGTCAACTTTGTCAAGACATCTGATACGGCGGATGGTCAGATGAGAGTTGGTAATGAGCGATGGTCTAATAAAGATCTTGAACCGACACCACCAGAGCATCGGAACTGGACATGGTGAGTCAATTATCCATCGAAGGGATTATTTGTTTAGTTTACTGATTAGTCAAGGTATAATTTGCCGCTGTACTGGTTCTCCAATCAGTTTAGTCTTACAGGATGGAACACTGGTTCATCGCTCATTGCTGTTGGATTGGTAAGTACACAATTCTTGATTGATACTGCAGCTGTGACGAAACTGACTTGGGAATAGACCTGGCAGCAATCGTTCGTCTCGTGTGTTCTGGGCGCATTGCTCGCATCGCTGGTAGTCATCTGCATGGCCAGGCCCGGTGTCCAATACCATATTGGTTTGTAAGTAACCTACACTCGTCCACCTTCTGCACATACACTAATGCAACAACTAGTCCCGTCCTCGCTCGATCTAGCATGGGAATGTATGGCGCatacttcttcatcttcatccgaGCCATCGTCTGCATCGTCTGGTACGGGTACGTAtctccccctcccccaaCACACCGTTATCAATACTAACAACAACACAGAATCCAAACCTTCTACGGCGGATCGATCCTCTCAGTAATGCTCCGCTGTATATTCGGCAGCTCCTGGCAAAACTTCACCAACACCCTCAGCGAAAACGCCGACATCTCCTCAAAGGTCCTTCTGGCTTTCTTCCTCGTTTGGCTAATGCAGTTCCCATTTGTGCGTACCCCTAAAGCCCCTCATTGACCAACAATGCTAATGTTTGCAGATGTGGGTTCATCCTAGAAACATCCACTACGTCTTCACAGTAAAAGGCTTCACCATGCCCATCGCCGCATTCGCCATCTTCGGATGGTGTATGGCCAACGGCGGCGGCTTGAACGGCATGAACATGACGTCCAAAGAAGCAGAGGCCGCTGCGTCTACGACTCCTCTCGGCTGGAGTATCATGTCTGGTATCAACGTCATCATGGGTGGATTATCGCCCATGTTGGTTAATCAGCCTGATCTAGCGCGATATTGCCAAAAGACACGCGATGCAGGCCCTCTTCAGGGCGTTAGCGTCTTTGTATCCTccgtcatcgtcttcttccttggtctTGCGTCGACAGCGTCTATGCAGACTGTTTATGGAGAGGCGTATTGGAATATTTGGGATTTACTTGACTCTATTCTTGATCATCATTGGAATGCGGGTGCTCGTGCTGGAGTCTTCTTCCTGGCGCTGGCTTTTCTGCTGGGTGTCTTTGCGACCAACTTTGGCGCCAACTCGATTCCTTTTGGGTCTGATATGACTGGTCTCTTCCCGAGATGGCTCACTATCCGAAGAGGGCAGATTGTCTGCGCCATCCTGGGAATTTGTGTTGTACCTTGGAAGCTTATGGCGAATGCGCAAGCTTTCTTGTCGTTCCTTGGTAGTTACAACATCTTCATGGCGCCTTTGTGCGCTGTCATCATCGTTGACTACTTCTACGTCCGGAAAGGCAACATCCACGTCCCATCTTGCTACGACGGAAGCAAGCATGGCCTCTACCACTTCTGGTCTGGTGTCAATTGGGTTGGCTGCTTTGCCTGGATCGGAGGAACTACCATGGGCTTGCCTGGTCTCGTTGGACAATACCAGCCTCATCTACTTTCTGATGCATCGCGGTACATGTACATGATGGGCTGGCTTCTTACATTCGTCACTGCTGGGGTTGTCTACACTATCGGCGTTCAGTTCGTCAACATCCGTGTCTTCCCTGCTGGTCGCGCAACGGCCAAGACTTGGGAATGGCTGGCTAAGGATGGTAGAGAGGGCTTCTATGAGGACGAGAGGGAGGGACAGGTCATCTATGCTCAGGAATCACCTTCTGCGGATAAGACTGTCGGGGAGGTGAATGCAAAGGCAGACGATTCGTCGCTGTGAGCAATGGACTGGACATAGATCGTAAATGCCGAATTAAGTCACATGGCTTCGTTGACAGTGCCCGAtagttagtattaataatggCTCTCACACTCTTTCAAGCAACTGAGCATGTTCCTGATGCTGCCCTTGTGAACCATGTCTGAGCCTTACTAAGAGAGGGATGTTTTGCTCTGTCTTCCAAGTCTACCTCTGTGTCTTCCATGAAGCTTCATCAAGGGTCTCGCTTAGCAAAAGCTTCACGGAAGCGCTAAGAAGAGTTCCCGTCCCGTCAGCTTATCTCCGTTGGCCAAGTTCGTTCGCCGGACCCATCTCTCCGCATCGGATGCAAATATACCGACCGCTGATAAGCTGATAAGACTAGTAAGCCGATCGGAAGCCGGTCCCGGGAATAATTACCCGTCAGGCCTTTGAGGCATTATGTCATCCTCCATAAGAACAGTATCTTCGTGAGATAGTCTTCAATCGTCTGAATTACTTTCAACAAGAGCAGTTTGACGTTATTCATCATGCTGATCCAACCGTATCAACTCTCGGCAACTGATGTAGCCGCCAAGATCCGAGATGGCCAGCTGACGGTAGAGGAGTATGCGCAGTCGCTCTTGGGACGCATCAAAGAGCGAGATCCGATTGTGAAGGCGTGGGCTTACTTGAACCCTGGCCAAGTGCTTGAACAAGCTAGGAAACTGGACGCTGTGCCCAAGGAAGAACGGGGACCTTTACATGGTGTTGCGATTGCGGTTAAGGATGTCATCTACACAAAGGGTAAGTAACCAGAGGAAACCAGGCAAAATATTGATTAGCTAACTGTGACATGTCAGATATGCCAACGCAGTTCAACTCACCCATCTACAAAGACGATGCACCCCAAGTCGACGCagccagcatcatcatcctccgcAAAGCCGGAGCGCTCATCCTAGGAAAGACGACCACGACTGAATTCGCAGCTACTACCCAAGGACCTCAAACCACAAACCCACACGACAGTTCCCGCACACCTGGAGGTTCATCATCGGGATCTGGAGCAGTAGTAGCAGACTTCCAGGCTCCCATCAGTCTGGGAACACAGACCGGAGGAAGTACCATCCGCCCTGCCTCTTTTAATGGTATCTACGGATTCAAACCGACATGGAACTCGATCTCGAGGGAAGGGCAGAAAGTATTCTCGTTGATTCTTGATACTATTGGCATTTATGCGAGGACCGTGGAGGATCTAAACTTGCTCGCTGATGTATTCGCattggaagatgatgagtcgCCCAACCAAGAGTATTCCGTCAATAGCGGCAAGTACGCGATATGCAAAACAATGGTCTGGCCCCAAGCTGGCCCCGGTCTTATCAAGGCAATGGATAAAGCCGTCGAACTCCTCCGATCAAGCGGCGCCACAGTTGACGAGATTGAGTTTCCCCAACATCTGCAAGACTTACCGAAATGGCACTCCATTGTCTTCAACACCGATGGAAGAACAGCCTTTCTGCCTGAGTATAGGGTTGATGAGACTAAAATAGCAGATCAGTTGGTTGGACATGTTGAGAACCGGCTCAAGATTTCTAGAGCTGCGCAGATCAAGGCTTTTGATGAGATTGCAGCGGCGAGACCTGTTGTGGATGAGATGTTGGGTAAGTATGATGCTGTGTTGGTGCCGAGTGTGCCGGATGAGGCACCGAAGGGTATTGAAACTACTGGAAGTGCTGCATTCAATTTGATCTGGACAGTATGTATAATACCATTTCCCATGGAACCTGCTTTGACTGACCTATCTCTAGGCACTGCATAATCCCGTTATCAACATCCCCGGATTTGCTGGTGAGAACGGAATGCCCATTGGTCTATCCCTCGTTGCACCAAGGTATCACGACAGAAAGCTTCTAGCAGTGAGTCAAGCAGTAGGAAAGCTCTTCGAGGCATCAGGAGGATGGAAGTCACAGATAGTTTAAACTCAACATAAGCAATTCATCGTTCAAATCGTGACTCAATTGACGTGATATCATACATGCTCTAACAAACGCCGTGACTATTTAATCCTTACAAGTAATAACAAACCCGTCCCTCAAAAAGCCTTCTCGCTGTTCGCGAAACAGCACAGCTCTCGATGCCATCCTCGCCATTCTTCTTAACAAGAACAGGAATGGTACCCTTGCTATGCTCAATAATAATTTGTCTTGTATTCGCAATATCCTTCCTCTCTCCCTGCATATCAGGTGATGGTGTACGCTCAGGCGTAGGAGGACCGTCGGTAATAGGTGTAGCTGATAGGTCTGCGGCGATAGTACCCTGGATACTAACAGCTGATCCTAAGCAAACTGCGCCAGTGAGTTGGAGTGTTGGGTGGGGAAGACCCATAGAGTAGGACTGCACGTAGATATCGGGAGTCTTTGAGTTGGCGCGGTGTGTAGGTGAAGAGAGAAGTGCGATCTTGGGTGTACCGCGTGTTAGACCAGCGACCTTTGTGCTTGTTGCCAAACCCATGTCTACAGCGCCTTGACATCGAATTGCTTCAACTAAAGCGTGCTGTGTCTCTGGTGCAGCATTGGCGCCGAGGATGGCTGTGAAATCTGCTGCGCTGATCATGACGAACGGGTTCGCAGCGTCGATGAGAGTAGTTCGGATCTGAAAGGGTGCCATCTCAGGTAATAATGATGAAGGGTCGACGTTAAGCCACTGCTGCTTCTGACCAGAGGGGAACAAGCTTCCCGCCATGCTACCGGCGGGATCGACGAAAGAGCACTTGACTTCACTGCCGGGTGATTTAACACCAGGAATGATAAAATCACCGTCCTCCTTAAAGTCACCGTTGCGATCCAACTCAACAGTCTCGACAATGATTCTGCtcgtgttggtgttgaagatccTAACATCAATCTCCGTCTGTCCCGGCTTTGGTGTGACAAGCCTCTCCTGAACAGCGAAAGGTCCAACACCCGAACTCATATTTCCACAGTTTCCTGAGAAATCCACCGATTCTTTACCAACAGCGACTTGAACAAAAGTAAAGTCAACGTCGGCATCTTCACGGTTCGACAGCGAAATCACAGCGACCTTTGAGGTAGTAGATGAACCACCGCCGACGCCGT belongs to Fusarium musae strain F31 chromosome 9, whole genome shotgun sequence and includes:
- a CDS encoding hypothetical protein (EggNog:ENOG41); amino-acid sequence: MRTMDDNGTATEDRFPLRLDGLGSNGRHSDTAGRKGRVALACKRCKRRKQRVSQPYALPRRSTYKTPQCDGSHPTCKSCERVGTPCIYERTIRPHYPGGKTLYINALEERIAFLEARLPDHAQDHFETLAPSSVVDGQENDVNTQAYPESSSSHRGSVSEDLDGYERNSIIDGVAYLSLCASGTAEATPDPSYLGSSSGAAIARMIQRSIFHNSRNGITRPSNFPRQPNPSVDPYLESLAPALHLHPDEPSHSFPFPDEARHLFDIFFDRMHTRWPILDRKKYTELFERQYQQGTLSITQRSIMHLIYAIAARFEQLTRKPSQVDPEKHLLAAIEPMDYILEQHNLATVQFLLLLAVHGQRSPYGAGAWSQVRYAVSLCIELGLHRERQGPPPGADVARDLEIRRRAFWSCYCLDRGTSVVLGRAFAISDRDINVSMPSPGREYWDLTHASSLGDDHTVEWCNIEPFIHIIKLEKIQSRIHRTVFRVDKDIFSGPVEDRVKLDQKMASIRADLDKWIQTTPQSPKDNGKITWLYDPESTNQDAGDFYSLQYHKAVLALFTVLLPSLATTDPRFITTARSAACVCIAYKRLNQQRTLTYTMISLHSCFVAGLTLMYCIWKDKSLFSYHVVEATQACSQSLTVFGEKWAGAVKYRDIFDALSGSLLKTLMSPGGLSGDTGMGVHPTPPLQTKFDRPSFSTSPGLSSHQPHSISQTSNESDDITMRDLVSDAVKEAFMEVDEEAPGGWHGWHMWNEMLGENPSASELSTSNVFSGAAKGGKDVWNLSQGDLDLSRGWDFSAQ
- a CDS encoding hypothetical protein (EggNog:ENOG41), whose protein sequence is MPTTFASHPDYGYDRDFKGYGEKGLVGLKWPNNAKIAVSFVINYEEGGERCVQSGDGVSETNLREHPTTPRMNERDLNGESEYEYGSRVGFWRLFKLFNQHKMKFTLYAVAQAVEQQPEVATRCVEEGHDVASHAYRWVDHHDWSVENEKEYIKKGITSLKSLTGYAPKGWYYGRPSPHSRTLIPQVYEEMGEELVWASDTYADDVPYWIDLPTEREKPNPKGCLMVPYSYDCNDFKFHVVTGFRDSTSFYTHLKNAFDVLYEEGEAGEPKMMTIGLHCRIIGRPGRFKALKDFVEYIAQKEGVWVATRTEIAEAFREQFPYKKGQLA
- a CDS encoding hypothetical protein (EggNog:ENOG41), which translates into the protein MLGAIIALANGVGPFLGGAIVQSATWRWVFWMIPIITLPTTAIIWFYLPLKHRSGEYMAKIKKIDYGGIVLNIASTLLLLIPISGGGVTYAWTSAFFIATVIISIFLAVLFVLFEWKLAKLPIMPLRLYRAPHCWALYLQSFLTGLAYFGNFFYLPLYFQSVLGYDALVAGALILAVVIPTSLTSILSGQYMSRVGSYMHCILAGFALWTLGNGLTLIFDRKTKLGPLIGILIVEGAGIGFTLQPTLVGMYANGRSEDRAVTTGLRNFIRTIGGAFGVVISGVILSNTLNKELGGRGIVSHDTIAQLTSSTYSLSSMGLSQQDQDIILDAYMKGLYYTFLFFTVCTGLSLLLTFWVGNTSLKSPAKSEDASGSADREMTEEDERPGQVDLEKAQR
- a CDS encoding hypothetical protein (EggNog:ENOG41), with protein sequence MVNIPSRSELTAPFRSKEAFVNFVKTSDTADGQMRVGNERWSNKDLEPTPPEHRNWTCLTGWNTGSSLIAVGLTWQQSFVSCVLGALLASLVVICMARPGVQYHIGFPVLARSSMGMYGAYFFIFIRAIVCIVWYGIQTFYGGSILSVMLRCIFGSSWQNFTNTLSENADISSKVLLAFFLVWLMQFPFMWVHPRNIHYVFTVKGFTMPIAAFAIFGWCMANGGGLNGMNMTSKEAEAAASTTPLGWSIMSGINVIMGGLSPMLVNQPDLARYCQKTRDAGPLQGVSVFVSSVIVFFLGLASTASMQTVYGEAYWNIWDLLDSILDHHWNAGARAGVFFLALAFLLGVFATNFGANSIPFGSDMTGLFPRWLTIRRGQIVCAILGICVVPWKLMANAQAFLSFLGSYNIFMAPLCAVIIVDYFYVRKGNIHVPSCYDGSKHGLYHFWSGVNWVGCFAWIGGTTMGLPGLVGQYQPHLLSDASRYMYMMGWLLTFVTAGVVYTIGVQFVNIRVFPAGRATAKTWEWLAKDGREGFYEDEREGQVIYAQESPSADKTVGEVNAKADDSSL